A genomic window from Diorhabda sublineata isolate icDioSubl1.1 chromosome 8, icDioSubl1.1, whole genome shotgun sequence includes:
- the LOC130447565 gene encoding zinc finger protein OZF-like — protein sequence MVQKNVKEENNIQNDFVWNMDVKREFTDETQGEDFQDVNTSRVHPIKQEINNDLNIIQTLGESMVSTKSEDGFLEAKLPIFQNKIKYSGKRIESKGLLKNGKYSLNQNTIPGIKICGFCGNLYTKQIEMLRHISTNHFMKQKKLQPKMEFHQKNESFKKRQLVDLVSHKKFDENVKNEIEIVEHNLETELQDMRFIGNLELDTEKSKKLKRRKLNRLFLVQSGEKPFKCDICWKSYSLKTNLNTHMLSHASSKPFTCKICLKTFPHQTNLNKHSCIHTGEKPFKCDICLKTFSQKSNLNVHLRGHTGETPFKCDICLKTFSQKSNLNVHLRGHTGEKPYKCDICPKTFAQKSNLNVHLRGHTGETPFKCDICLKTFSQKSSLNVHLRGHTGNKPFKCDICLKTFLRKDTLDKHLPSHTGKKPFKCDICLKTFSQKSSLNVHLRGHTGKKPYKCEICLKTFLRKYILDRHLPSHTGNKPFKCDICLKTFSQKCSLNVHLRIHTGKKPYKCEICSESYAWKPSLITHMRSHIEEKPFKCDVFT from the exons ATGGTACAGAAAAATGTTaaggaagaaaataatattcaaaatgattttgtttgGAATATGGATGTTAAACGTGAATTTACTGACGAAACGCAAGGGGAAGATTTTCAAGATGTAAACACCAGTAGAGTGCACCCcattaaacaagaaataaataatgaccTCAACATAATTCAAACGTTAGGAGAATCGATGGTTTCAACTAAATCAGAGGACGGTTTTCTTGAGGCTAAGTTAcccatatttcaaaacaaaatcaaatattctgGAAAGAGAATTGAATCAAAAG GATtgctaaaaaatggaaaatactcGTTAAATCAAAATACTATTCCCGGAATAAAGATCTGTGGATTTTGTGGGAATTTATACACAAAACAGATAGAAATGCTTAGGCACATTTCTACAAATCATTTtatgaaacaaaagaaattacaaCCTAAAATGGAATTTCACCagaaaaatgaaagttttaaaaaaaggcaATTAGTTGATTTGGTTagtcataaaaaatttgatgaaaatgtGAAGAATGAAATCGAAATAGTCGAACATAATTTGGAAACAGAGCTGCAAGATATGAGATTCATTGGTAATTTAGAGTTAGATacagaaaaaagtaaaaaattgaagaggaGAAAGTTAAATCGACTTTTTTTAGTTCAATcaggagaaaaaccatttaaGTGTGACATTTGCTGGAAATCTTATTctttaaaaactaatttgaatacACACATGCTCAGTCACGCTAGTAGTAAACCATTCACATGTAAAATTTGCCTGAAAACCTTTCCACATCAAACTAATTTGAACAAGCATTCTTGTATTCATACAGGAGagaagccattcaaatgtgacatttgcttGAAAACCTTTTCACAGAAGAGCAATTTAAACGTACATTTACGTGGTCACACTGGAGAAACACCatttaaatgtgacatttgctTGAAAACTTTCTCGCAGAAGAGTAATTTAAATGTACATTTACGTGGTCACACTGGAGAAAAACCATACAAATGTGACATTTGCCCTAAAACATTTGCACAAAAGAGCAATTTAAATGTACATTTACGTGGTCACACTGGAGAAAcgccattcaaatgtgatatttgctTGAAAACTTTCTCACAGAAGAGTAGTTTAAATGTCCATTTACGTGGTCACACAGGTAacaaaccattcaaatgtgacatttgcttGAAAACTTTCTTACGAAAGGATACTTTAGATAAGCATTTGCCTAGCCACACTGGaaaaaaaccattcaaatgtgatatttgtttaaaaactttttcgcAGAAGAGTAGTTTAAATGTCCATTTACGTGGTCACACAGGGAAAAAACCATACAAATGTGAGATTTGCTTAAAAACTTTCTTACGAAAGTATATTTTGGATAGGCATTTGCCCAGCCACACTGGAAATAAAcctttcaaatgtgatatttgtttgaaaactttctcACAGAAGTGTAGTTTAAATGTACATTTACGCATTCACACAGGAAAAAAACCATACAAGTGTGAAATTTGCTCGGAATCTTATGCATGGAAACCTAGTCTAATTACACATATGCGTAGTCATATagaagaaaaaccattcaaatgtgatgtTTTCACATAA